Proteins co-encoded in one Nothobranchius furzeri strain GRZ-AD chromosome 4, NfurGRZ-RIMD1, whole genome shotgun sequence genomic window:
- the cbln1 gene encoding cerebellin-1, translated as MLVFCLLSAAWLAASPARAQNETEPIVLEGKCLVVCDSNPTSDPTGTALGISVRSGSAKVAFSAVRNTNHEPSEMSNRTMVIYFDRVLVNVGRNFDEERSNFIAPRKGIYSFNFHVVKVYNRQTIQVSLMHNGWPVISAFAGDQDVTREAASNAVLIQMEKGDRAYLKLERGNLMGGWKFSTFSGFLVFPL; from the exons ATGCTGGTGTTTTGTCTGCTGAGCGCCGCGTGGCTCGCGGCGAGCCCGGCTCGCGCTCAGAACGAGACCGAACCCATCGTCCTGGAGGGAAAGTGCCTGGTTGTGTGCGACTCCAACCCGACCTCGGATCCCACGGGCACGGCGCTCGGGATCTCCGTGCGCTCCGGCAGCGCCAAGGTGGCGTTCTCCGCAGTCCGGAACACCAACCACGAACCCTCCGAGATGAGCAACCGGACCATGGTCATCTACTTCGACCGG GTTCTGGTAAACGTTGGGAGAAATTTTGATGAAGAGCGAAGTAATTTCATCGCACCGCGGAAAGGGATTTACAGTTTTAACTTCCACGTAGTCAAAGTCTACAACCGTCAAACCATCCAG GTGAGCCTGATGCACAACGGCTGGCCGGTGATCTCTGCATTCGCCGGTGACCAGGATGTGACACGCGAGGCCGCCAGCAACGCAGTTCTGATCCAGATGGAGAAGGGGGACCGGGCCTACCTCAAACTGGAGAGAGGAAACCTGATGGGTGGATGGAAATTTTCCACCTTCTCCGGCTTCCTGGTGTTCCCGTTGTAG